From a single Pseudobutyrivibrio xylanivorans genomic region:
- a CDS encoding cellulase family glycosylhydrolase, which translates to MHLSVRAAERNITTAYTINNWGSGYQVLIKVKNDSTSRADKWALKVNKNDVGIDSSWNVNIKEVGDYYEITPMEWNSVIEPGNTVEFGVQGSTHVGEKVEILAEGEGVGEEVTPTPEPTPTPEPTPTPVVTPTPTPTPTPTVTPTPTPTPTPTPTPTPIVEESEAVAGDDWLHTDGSRILDKQGREVYLTGANWFGFNCSERVFHGLWNANMKSVVETMADHGINLVRVPISTELLHEWESGKNVKVNINSYANPELKRADGSDMGSREIFDVFLALCKENGIKVMMDCHSADANNSGHNYNVWYGPKGFTTEDWIEGWTWFVNEYKNDDTIIACDLKNEPHGKYSQADSNAAKWDDSTDENNWQYAASRCGKAILDVNPNLLIMVEGIEETPRQGYDYNSGTQNPNATEDELKYYGGWWGGNLRNAGKYPVDLGSYQSQLVYSPHDYGPAVYKQSWFDKDFTEQSLLDDVWHDSWFYLQDQEIAPLLIGEWGGFMDGGDNEKYLYIMSDFIAKNHINHTFWCINPNSGDTGGLLKDDWSTWDMTKYNMMKQTLWTDSKTGKFVGLDHEVPLGDYGETVTDYYN; encoded by the coding sequence TTGCATCTGAGTGTAAGAGCAGCTGAGAGAAATATTACTACAGCATATACTATTAACAACTGGGGCTCAGGCTATCAGGTGCTTATCAAAGTAAAAAATGATTCAACAAGCAGAGCTGATAAATGGGCGCTGAAGGTTAATAAAAATGATGTAGGAATTGACTCAAGCTGGAATGTAAATATTAAAGAGGTTGGCGATTACTATGAGATTACTCCAATGGAGTGGAACTCAGTAATCGAGCCAGGCAACACAGTTGAGTTTGGCGTTCAGGGTTCAACTCATGTGGGCGAAAAGGTAGAGATTCTTGCGGAAGGCGAGGGAGTTGGCGAGGAGGTAACTCCTACCCCAGAGCCAACACCAACCCCAGAGCCAACACCTACACCAGTTGTTACACCAACTCCAACGCCAACACCAACTCCTACAGTTACGCCAACACCAACACCTACGCCAACTCCTACTCCAACACCAACTCCAATCGTGGAAGAGTCAGAGGCAGTTGCCGGAGATGATTGGCTTCACACAGATGGTTCACGAATTCTTGATAAGCAGGGACGTGAGGTATATTTAACAGGTGCTAACTGGTTTGGTTTCAACTGTTCTGAGCGAGTATTCCATGGACTTTGGAATGCAAACATGAAGAGCGTTGTTGAAACAATGGCAGATCACGGAATCAACCTTGTACGTGTGCCAATTTCTACAGAGCTTCTTCATGAATGGGAATCTGGCAAGAACGTAAAGGTTAACATCAACTCATACGCAAACCCAGAGCTCAAGAGAGCAGATGGCAGCGATATGGGCTCAAGAGAAATCTTTGATGTTTTCCTTGCTCTTTGCAAAGAAAATGGTATCAAGGTTATGATGGACTGCCACAGTGCAGATGCAAACAATTCTGGTCATAACTACAATGTTTGGTATGGACCTAAGGGCTTCACAACCGAGGATTGGATTGAAGGCTGGACATGGTTTGTAAATGAGTACAAGAATGATGATACTATCATCGCTTGTGATCTTAAGAACGAGCCACACGGCAAGTATTCTCAGGCAGATTCAAACGCTGCAAAGTGGGATGATTCTACAGATGAGAACAACTGGCAGTACGCTGCTAGCCGTTGCGGCAAGGCAATTCTTGATGTAAATCCTAACCTTCTCATTATGGTAGAAGGTATCGAGGAGACACCAAGACAAGGCTATGACTACAATTCAGGTACTCAGAATCCTAATGCAACAGAGGACGAGCTCAAGTACTACGGCGGCTGGTGGGGTGGAAACCTCAGAAATGCAGGAAAATATCCTGTAGATCTTGGCAGCTACCAGAGTCAGCTTGTTTACTCTCCACATGATTATGGCCCAGCTGTTTACAAGCAGTCTTGGTTCGACAAGGATTTCACTGAGCAGTCACTTTTAGATGATGTTTGGCATGACAGCTGGTTCTACCTTCAGGATCAGGAAATCGCACCACTTCTTATTGGTGAGTGGGGTGGCTTCATGGATGGTGGAGACAATGAGAAGTATCTGTACATCATGTCAGACTTCATTGCTAAGAATCACATCAACCACACCTTCTGGTGCATCAATCCTAACTCAGGTGACACAGGCGGACTTCTCAAGGACGACTGGAGCACATGGGATATGACAAAGTACAATATGATGAAGCAGACTCTTTGGACAGACTCAAAGACAGGCAAGTTCGTAGGTCTTGACCACGAAGTACCCCTCGGAGACTACGGAGAAACTGTAACAGATTATTACAACTAA
- a CDS encoding glycoside hydrolase family 9 protein — MHKGNKGFGKKALICSLSALMAATSVRFPSLTAKAAGYDYGDALAKSLLFYQLQESGKLSEETLSRTNWRADSGLKDGSDYGLDLTGGWYDAGDNVKFNLPMAYSSMILGWSYLNNPKAYTESGQAKWMLHDIKWANDYFVKCNPDSSTYYYQVGDGGKDHGFWGAPELVETKMDRPSFKVGDTAANGGSCVTGEAAASLAVASLVLQDSDPSRAATYLSHAKTLYGMAERALSDEGYTAASGFYTSYSGFYDELALAGCWLYKATGDKTYLTKAEKYAENFGSEFQGGDEIAYSWTMSWDDTHMGACLLLAELTGKEKYYTPIENSIDCWNGKKEGANAIEITPGGLSFLSQWGSVRYACNQAFIDTIYVGLDKADATHIADANSYIERTINYTLGSSGQNYMVGYNSQSPKNPHHRAAHGCWSNNLNAAPENSRHTLVGAIVGGPGAASDSAYKDVRSDYQANEVACDYNAGFTGACAYLYERNGYGAITTPSAIEKNDGAEFVLNAGINCEDKNNAINFVEVKTVVENHTAWPARVTDNLKLRMFFDLSDVISQGYSASDMKVSTTYMQHPVKISEFKSSGDAGIYYIDLDLAGAEIYPGGQSECKCELQVRVSAPGKWDYSNSPCLAGLGGTSNTQMSTPKGMQLFEGSKLVLGDEEIEVPEPTPTPTPTPTPTPTPTPTPTPTPTPTPTPTPTPTPTPTPTPTPTPTPEPTPTPVPTPTPTPTPTPVVTGPSVEYTVNNWGSGYQVLIKVKNEGTTNVNGWTVKVSKKDVTIDNSWCVSVKEAGDYYVITPMEWNSVIEPGRSVDFGIQGAGSVADVVDITVE; from the coding sequence ATGCACAAAGGGAATAAGGGTTTTGGTAAAAAAGCACTTATTTGTTCACTGTCAGCATTGATGGCGGCAACCAGTGTGAGATTTCCATCACTCACCGCAAAGGCTGCGGGTTATGACTATGGTGATGCGCTTGCAAAATCATTGTTGTTCTATCAGCTACAGGAGTCAGGAAAGCTTTCTGAGGAAACACTTTCTAGAACAAACTGGAGAGCTGACTCAGGATTAAAAGATGGTTCTGACTATGGACTTGACCTCACAGGCGGTTGGTATGATGCCGGTGATAACGTAAAGTTCAACTTGCCAATGGCATACTCTTCAATGATTTTGGGCTGGTCTTATTTGAACAACCCTAAGGCATATACAGAGTCAGGTCAGGCAAAGTGGATGCTTCACGATATAAAGTGGGCTAACGATTATTTTGTAAAGTGTAATCCAGATTCAAGCACCTACTATTATCAGGTAGGCGATGGTGGCAAGGACCACGGATTCTGGGGAGCACCAGAGCTTGTTGAAACAAAGATGGACAGACCTTCATTTAAGGTTGGCGATACAGCAGCAAATGGAGGTTCATGTGTAACAGGTGAGGCAGCAGCTTCCCTTGCAGTAGCATCTTTAGTTTTACAGGATTCAGATCCTTCAAGAGCTGCAACTTATCTTTCTCACGCAAAGACTCTTTATGGCATGGCTGAGAGAGCTTTAAGTGATGAGGGTTACACCGCAGCAAGTGGCTTCTACACCTCATACAGCGGATTCTATGATGAGTTGGCACTTGCAGGCTGCTGGCTGTATAAGGCTACAGGAGATAAGACATATTTAACAAAGGCTGAGAAGTATGCTGAGAACTTTGGCTCAGAGTTCCAGGGCGGCGATGAAATCGCTTATTCATGGACAATGTCATGGGATGACACTCATATGGGTGCTTGCTTACTGCTCGCTGAGTTAACAGGAAAAGAAAAGTATTACACTCCAATTGAGAACAGTATCGATTGCTGGAACGGTAAGAAGGAAGGTGCAAACGCTATCGAGATTACACCTGGCGGACTTTCATTCTTAAGCCAGTGGGGTTCAGTAAGATATGCTTGCAACCAGGCATTCATCGATACTATATACGTAGGACTTGATAAGGCTGATGCAACACACATTGCAGATGCAAATTCTTATATCGAGAGAACTATCAACTATACACTTGGCAGTTCAGGTCAGAATTACATGGTTGGCTACAATTCTCAGTCACCTAAGAATCCTCACCATAGAGCTGCTCACGGATGCTGGTCAAATAATTTGAATGCAGCTCCAGAGAATTCAAGACACACACTTGTTGGTGCCATCGTAGGCGGCCCTGGTGCAGCAAGTGACAGTGCTTACAAAGATGTACGTAGTGATTATCAGGCAAATGAGGTGGCATGTGATTACAATGCGGGATTTACAGGTGCTTGCGCATACCTTTATGAAAGGAATGGATATGGCGCTATTACAACACCTAGTGCAATTGAAAAAAATGACGGTGCTGAGTTCGTTCTTAATGCAGGAATTAACTGTGAGGATAAGAACAATGCTATCAATTTTGTAGAGGTTAAGACTGTAGTTGAAAACCACACCGCATGGCCTGCAAGAGTAACAGATAACTTAAAACTTAGAATGTTCTTTGATTTAAGTGATGTTATTTCTCAGGGGTATTCAGCTTCTGACATGAAGGTTTCTACAACCTACATGCAGCATCCTGTAAAGATTTCTGAGTTCAAGTCATCAGGCGATGCTGGTATTTACTACATCGACCTTGACCTTGCTGGAGCAGAGATTTATCCAGGCGGACAGAGCGAGTGCAAGTGTGAGCTTCAGGTAAGAGTATCAGCTCCTGGTAAGTGGGATTACTCTAACAGCCCATGCTTAGCCGGCCTTGGTGGAACAAGCAATACACAGATGTCTACACCTAAGGGAATGCAGTTGTTCGAGGGTTCTAAGCTTGTGCTTGGTGATGAAGAGATTGAGGTTCCGGAGCCTACACCAACTCCAACACCTACACCAACTCCAACACCTACGCCAACTCCAACACCTACGCCAACTCCAACACCTACACCTACCCCAACACCTACACCAACTCCAACACCTACACCAACTCCAACACCTACACCAACACCAGAGCCTACACCAACTCCAGTGCCAACACCAACTCCTACTCCAACACCAACTCCAGTAGTAACTGGACCAAGTGTAGAGTACACAGTTAACAACTGGGGCTCAGGCTATCAGGTATTGATTAAGGTTAAGAACGAAGGTACAACTAATGTAAATGGTTGGACTGTAAAGGTTAGCAAGAAGGATGTGACAATTGATAATAGCTGGTGCGTATCTGTTAAGGAAGCAGGCGATTATTATGTAATCACACCAATGGAATGGAACTCTGTTATCGAACCAGGTCGCTCAGTTGACTTCGGTATCCAGGGAGCAGGTTCAGTTGCTGACGTAGTTGATATCACAGTAGAATAG
- a CDS encoding methyl-accepting chemotaxis protein codes for MKKKSIFSSVKAKLIFTMVFLAAIPLIAATTINYVRTTSSAKAEAQITLNWSAWYLEGAINKTFSETELALQTLACSQDTIDFIRFGRSEYEVKKQMEIINNYFDDGNVITLSDATGMMILRSDDGKLSDIHERDYWIGAMSGKTTASAVIVSSSTNARSICIGVPVYDASGNMVIGVLHRSYNLEQFREVLGEDGEEAFLVDHQGTLASHAFYEIKVDDAPVLYTDEPYITSDLENEVYQTTIDGTDKYIAYVREPVTGYIVCDAMDIAAVTKSARLSALTTIVFGLILLLLAGILAYLQAVSFTRPIIEVNKTLAELADGSFVKIDKYTNRNDEFGEIVNNTNSLIDKLSTIVGHIKNSSNTVAASSDELSNMADQIATTTETVATSVQHIASGAVQQSEDIQSAAEGSGKITDAVGSVQASTVEMAELAKRMKAASEASTSSLDILQNTSSDMTTKIEEISSRISSTQNAVSNINDRVEGISGIASQTNLLSLNASIEAARAGEMGKGFAVVAEEIRKLADDSDSLASEIRSEMDALLQEAEQAVNAATHVMEGNAEQQKALAKTFESVKGMLEDIEETVRSVDKISNEADTCVDSNALVSSAMTSLSAISEENAASSETTGASVQELSATVSTLADSAASLKDIAEQLNEEMKFFK; via the coding sequence ATGAAGAAAAAAAGCATCTTTTCCAGTGTTAAGGCTAAACTAATTTTTACCATGGTTTTCTTAGCCGCTATCCCACTTATTGCTGCAACTACAATTAACTATGTGCGTACAACCTCAAGCGCCAAGGCAGAGGCCCAAATTACACTTAACTGGTCTGCCTGGTATTTGGAGGGCGCAATAAACAAGACCTTCTCGGAAACTGAGCTTGCGCTTCAAACTTTAGCTTGCTCCCAAGACACTATCGACTTCATACGATTTGGGCGCTCAGAATATGAAGTTAAAAAGCAGATGGAAATCATCAACAACTACTTTGATGACGGAAATGTCATTACACTTTCTGATGCAACAGGTATGATGATTCTCAGAAGTGATGACGGTAAACTTTCAGATATTCACGAGCGCGATTACTGGATTGGTGCAATGTCAGGCAAAACTACTGCATCCGCTGTAATTGTCAGCTCGTCCACCAATGCACGTTCAATCTGTATCGGTGTACCTGTTTATGACGCCAGTGGCAATATGGTAATTGGCGTGCTCCATCGAAGCTACAATCTTGAACAATTCCGTGAAGTTCTCGGTGAAGACGGCGAAGAAGCTTTCCTAGTTGATCATCAGGGAACCCTTGCTTCGCATGCATTTTATGAAATCAAAGTTGATGACGCCCCAGTGCTTTACACTGATGAACCATATATAACTTCTGATTTGGAAAATGAAGTTTATCAGACAACCATTGATGGTACAGATAAATATATAGCCTACGTACGCGAACCTGTTACCGGCTACATTGTATGTGATGCTATGGATATTGCAGCTGTTACAAAATCAGCTCGATTATCAGCTCTGACAACTATCGTGTTTGGTCTTATTCTTTTATTACTTGCCGGAATTCTTGCATATCTCCAGGCAGTAAGCTTTACTAGACCTATCATCGAAGTTAACAAGACTCTGGCAGAGCTTGCTGATGGTTCCTTTGTAAAGATTGATAAATACACCAACAGGAACGACGAATTCGGCGAAATAGTAAACAACACAAACAGCTTGATTGACAAGCTATCCACAATTGTTGGTCACATTAAGAATTCTTCAAACACTGTTGCGGCTTCCTCTGATGAGCTTTCAAATATGGCCGATCAGATTGCAACAACCACAGAGACAGTTGCAACCTCCGTACAACACATCGCCAGCGGAGCTGTTCAGCAGTCCGAGGATATTCAGTCTGCGGCTGAAGGAAGCGGCAAGATTACCGATGCTGTTGGCAGTGTACAGGCTTCAACTGTTGAGATGGCTGAACTTGCCAAGAGAATGAAGGCTGCATCCGAAGCATCCACCTCATCACTTGATATCCTTCAGAATACAAGCAGCGACATGACAACAAAGATTGAGGAAATTTCATCACGAATTTCTTCAACACAGAATGCCGTTTCAAATATCAACGATCGAGTTGAAGGTATTTCAGGAATTGCATCCCAGACAAATCTTCTTTCCCTCAATGCATCAATCGAGGCTGCCCGTGCCGGCGAAATGGGCAAGGGATTCGCCGTAGTTGCTGAGGAAATACGCAAGCTTGCTGACGATTCCGACAGCCTTGCTTCTGAAATCAGATCCGAAATGGATGCACTTCTTCAGGAAGCTGAGCAGGCTGTTAATGCAGCCACTCACGTTATGGAAGGAAATGCCGAGCAGCAGAAAGCTCTTGCCAAGACCTTCGAATCCGTCAAGGGCATGCTCGAAGATATAGAAGAAACTGTACGTAGCGTCGACAAGATTTCCAACGAAGCGGACACCTGCGTAGACTCCAACGCACTGGTATCCAGCGCCATGACTTCTCTCTCAGCTATCTCCGAAGAGAACGCAGCATCTTCTGAGACCACGGGCGCTTCCGTTCAGGAGCTTTCAGCAACCGTCAGTACATTGGCAGACTCCGCAGCCAGCCTGAAGGACATTGCTGAACAACTCAACGAAGAGATGAAGTTCTTCAAATAG
- a CDS encoding aspartate kinase produces MKKVVKFGGSSLADAKQFKKVGDIIRADENRVFVVPSAPGKRNSKDTKVTDMLIGTYEDALAGKDVTKNLADIKARYDEIIEGLELKGFSLDEDFKTIAEEIKADLSLDYLASRGEYLNGKIMAEYLGYDFIDAKEVIFFNEEGQLNSYKTEKTMAKALEEHPHAVIPGFYGCGKDGRVKTFSRGGSDVTGSIVAGAAKVDVYENWTDVSGFLICDPRIVKNPVGMQTITYRELRELSYMGASVLHEDAIFPVRSAGIPINIKNTNKPEDDGTWIVESTGQRNEYVITGIAGKKGFCTVLITKSLMNSEVGFCRKALQAFEDNGISIEHMPSGIDTMTVVVHEDEFINKEQAVVSAIHRNCSPDSIEIESDLALIAVVGRGMKSTRGTAGRIFSALSHAHVNVRMIDQGSSELNIIIGVQNEDFEAAVKAIYDIFVMTKL; encoded by the coding sequence ATGAAAAAGGTAGTTAAATTTGGTGGTAGTTCCCTTGCTGACGCAAAGCAGTTCAAGAAGGTTGGCGACATTATTCGTGCTGATGAGAACCGTGTTTTTGTTGTTCCATCTGCACCAGGTAAGCGCAACAGCAAGGACACAAAGGTTACTGATATGCTCATCGGAACCTACGAGGATGCATTGGCAGGAAAGGACGTAACAAAGAATCTTGCTGATATCAAGGCTCGTTACGATGAGATTATCGAGGGACTTGAGCTCAAAGGCTTCTCTTTGGACGAGGACTTCAAGACAATTGCAGAAGAAATCAAAGCAGACCTTTCACTTGATTATCTTGCCAGCCGTGGAGAGTATCTCAATGGTAAAATTATGGCAGAGTACTTAGGCTACGATTTCATCGATGCAAAGGAAGTTATCTTCTTCAACGAAGAGGGACAGCTTAATTCTTACAAGACAGAAAAGACTATGGCAAAGGCACTTGAGGAGCATCCACATGCAGTAATTCCTGGTTTCTATGGCTGTGGCAAGGATGGCAGGGTAAAGACATTCTCACGTGGTGGCTCTGATGTAACAGGCTCAATCGTAGCAGGCGCAGCAAAGGTTGACGTCTACGAGAACTGGACAGACGTTTCAGGCTTCCTTATTTGCGACCCTCGCATAGTAAAGAATCCAGTTGGAATGCAGACAATCACTTATCGTGAGCTCCGAGAGCTTTCTTACATGGGTGCTTCAGTACTTCACGAGGATGCTATTTTCCCTGTTCGTTCAGCAGGCATCCCAATCAATATCAAGAACACTAACAAGCCAGAGGACGACGGCACATGGATTGTTGAGAGCACAGGCCAGCGCAACGAATATGTCATCACAGGTATCGCTGGTAAGAAGGGCTTCTGCACAGTGCTTATCACAAAGTCGCTTATGAACTCTGAGGTAGGCTTCTGCCGAAAGGCACTTCAGGCCTTCGAAGACAACGGCATCAGCATAGAGCACATGCCATCAGGTATCGACACCATGACAGTCGTTGTTCACGAGGACGAGTTCATCAACAAGGAGCAGGCTGTAGTTTCAGCTATCCACAGAAACTGCTCACCAGACTCTATCGAAATCGAATCTGACCTTGCACTTATCGCAGTCGTAGGTCGAGGCATGAAGAGTACCCGCGGTACCGCAGGCCGTATCTTCTCAGCCCTCAGCCACGCTCACGTCAACGTACGTATGATTGACCAGGGCTCTTCCGAGCTGAACATCATCATCGGAGTACAGAACGAAGACTTCGAGGCAGCCGTGAAGGCTATATACGACATCTTCGTAATGACGAAGCTCTAA
- a CDS encoding ABC transporter ATP-binding protein: MLKLDNISKTFNPGTVNEKAALTHLSLDLKDGDFATIVGSNGAGKSTMFNAIAGTFIVDEGNIYLDGEDITFKKEHVRSKVIGHLFQDPLKGTAPNMTIEENMALAYLRASHSSSQYFSRISSKDKARFREQLSLLGMGLEDRMKQPVGLLSGGQRQALTLLMATFVTPKLLLLDEHTAALDPATAEKVLELTKSIVAERGITCLMVTHNMHQALDVGNRTLMMNAGTIVFDTSGEERASLTVNDLLEKFKVGAGEELDNDRVLLS; encoded by the coding sequence ATGCTTAAGTTAGATAACATTTCCAAGACCTTCAACCCAGGAACAGTCAACGAAAAGGCAGCTCTTACACATCTTTCTCTCGATTTGAAGGATGGAGACTTCGCCACAATCGTAGGCTCAAATGGAGCTGGCAAGTCCACTATGTTCAATGCTATCGCAGGCACTTTCATTGTTGATGAGGGAAATATTTATCTTGATGGAGAGGACATCACCTTCAAGAAGGAGCACGTGCGCAGCAAGGTTATCGGGCATCTTTTCCAGGACCCATTGAAGGGCACTGCTCCAAACATGACAATTGAGGAAAATATGGCACTTGCATATTTACGCGCTTCACATTCTTCAAGCCAGTATTTTTCAAGAATCAGTAGCAAGGACAAAGCACGCTTCCGTGAGCAGCTTTCGCTCCTTGGCATGGGACTTGAGGATAGAATGAAGCAGCCGGTTGGACTACTTTCAGGTGGACAGCGTCAGGCTCTTACACTTCTCATGGCAACTTTTGTAACGCCAAAGCTTTTGCTTTTGGATGAGCACACAGCGGCTCTTGATCCAGCCACAGCTGAAAAGGTTCTTGAACTTACAAAGAGCATAGTGGCAGAGCGAGGCATCACCTGTCTGATGGTTACTCACAACATGCATCAGGCTCTGGATGTGGGAAATCGTACACTTATGATGAATGCAGGTACTATTGTTTTCGATACATCGGGAGAGGAGCGTGCCAGCCTCACAGTAAACGACCTGTTGGAGAAGTTTAAAGTGGGCGCAGGAGAAGAATTAGATAACGACAGAGTACTTTTGTCGTAG
- a CDS encoding ABC transporter permease, with amino-acid sequence MSTIFTISIFQSALELGCIYALVALALFISFTILNIADLTTDGCFTLGCAVGAMVTLAGHPFLALIAAMVSGAVAGFVTAFLQTRLGVESILAGIIVNTGLYTINIAVMGFSSLTNLFGCDTIFSLGKDGAMNAIFGDWYKVILVVAIVAVIALALWWFLGTTLGMSIRATGDNAEMVKSSSINPTFTITVGLCLANSLTGLSGALIAQYQKSADINIGTGMVTIALASLIIGQTLIGNKGTTIRRILGTILGSVLYRFIVAIALRLSVPAEALKLVSAIIVAVAIAAPYVRRKTALKKREFANYRAGQSKEVKENA; translated from the coding sequence ATGTCGACAATTTTTACTATATCGATTTTTCAGAGTGCTTTAGAACTAGGGTGTATCTACGCCCTAGTTGCTTTAGCACTTTTTATTTCTTTTACAATTCTTAATATCGCTGATTTGACCACAGATGGTTGCTTCACACTTGGTTGTGCAGTTGGTGCCATGGTCACTTTGGCAGGACATCCATTTCTGGCGCTTATTGCAGCAATGGTGTCAGGTGCAGTGGCAGGCTTCGTAACAGCCTTTCTGCAGACCAGACTTGGAGTTGAGTCAATCCTGGCGGGAATCATCGTAAATACAGGCTTATACACAATCAATATTGCAGTTATGGGATTTTCATCCCTTACAAATCTTTTCGGCTGCGATACTATTTTTTCGTTGGGAAAAGATGGTGCGATGAATGCAATATTTGGTGACTGGTACAAGGTGATCCTTGTGGTTGCAATTGTGGCTGTCATTGCCCTTGCGCTCTGGTGGTTCCTTGGCACTACCCTTGGTATGTCAATCCGTGCTACAGGCGACAATGCAGAGATGGTGAAATCATCTTCAATCAACCCAACCTTTACCATTACTGTTGGACTTTGCCTGGCAAACTCTTTGACAGGACTTTCCGGCGCACTTATTGCCCAGTACCAGAAGTCTGCTGATATCAATATTGGTACAGGTATGGTGACAATCGCCCTTGCATCCCTTATCATTGGACAGACACTCATTGGCAATAAGGGAACAACAATTCGAAGAATTCTCGGAACCATCCTTGGTTCTGTTCTTTACAGATTCATCGTGGCAATCGCTCTTAGATTGTCAGTTCCAGCTGAGGCGTTGAAACTTGTTTCAGCTATCATCGTTGCTGTTGCAATTGCAGCGCCATACGTGAGAAGAAAGACTGCACTGAAGAAGCGCGAGTTCGCAAACTATCGTGCAGGTCAGAGTAAGGAGGTGAAGGAAAATGCTTAA
- a CDS encoding ABC transporter substrate-binding protein, whose amino-acid sequence MKKRLLSLFMGLTMVAVCFAGCGSASTDNGADSSADAAAEGQVYKVGIIQYVDDASLNQIVDNLEKQLDVIAEEKGVTFNYKDYYYNGQADSTTINQIVAELINDEVDVLVPIATPTAMICQSATEENQIPVVFAAVSDPEGAGLVKSNDAPGANITGTSDALNTEAVLDLMLEQNRDLQKVGLLYDKSQDSSATPIKDAKAYLEGKGIEVVEKTGTKNDEVMLAADALCAEGVDAVFTPTDNTIMTAELGIYEKFIDAKIPHYCGADSFALNGAYLGYGVNYATLGVETANMVAEVLVDGKSPATLAVKTLDNGTATVNTETAAAIGLDYEKLRDMCDGFVEIQTSKEFE is encoded by the coding sequence ATGAAAAAGAGATTATTATCCCTTTTCATGGGGTTAACAATGGTTGCTGTTTGCTTTGCTGGATGTGGTAGTGCTTCTACTGACAATGGAGCAGATTCTTCTGCAGATGCAGCAGCTGAGGGGCAGGTTTACAAGGTTGGTATCATCCAGTACGTAGATGATGCGTCTCTTAATCAGATTGTAGATAATCTTGAGAAGCAGCTTGATGTGATTGCAGAAGAGAAGGGTGTTACCTTCAATTACAAGGATTACTACTACAATGGTCAGGCTGATTCAACCACAATCAACCAGATTGTTGCAGAGCTTATTAATGATGAGGTGGATGTGCTTGTTCCAATCGCAACACCTACAGCGATGATTTGCCAGTCTGCTACAGAGGAGAACCAGATTCCTGTTGTATTTGCAGCAGTTTCTGACCCAGAGGGAGCAGGTCTTGTGAAGAGCAATGATGCTCCTGGCGCCAACATCACTGGTACATCAGATGCCCTTAACACAGAAGCAGTGCTCGATTTGATGCTTGAGCAGAACAGAGACTTACAGAAGGTTGGCCTTCTTTACGATAAGTCACAGGATTCATCTGCTACACCTATCAAGGATGCAAAGGCATATCTTGAGGGCAAGGGCATTGAGGTAGTTGAGAAGACAGGTACAAAGAATGACGAGGTTATGCTTGCAGCAGATGCTCTTTGTGCAGAAGGCGTAGATGCAGTTTTCACACCTACTGACAATACAATTATGACAGCAGAGCTTGGTATCTATGAGAAGTTTATCGATGCAAAGATTCCACACTATTGTGGTGCTGATTCATTCGCTCTCAATGGCGCATACCTTGGATATGGCGTTAATTATGCAACACTTGGTGTTGAGACAGCCAACATGGTTGCTGAGGTTTTAGTAGATGGCAAATCGCCAGCTACACTTGCTGTAAAGACTCTGGACAACGGTACAGCTACTGTAAATACAGAGACTGCAGCAGCTATTGGTTTGGATTATGAGAAGCTTCGCGATATGTGCGATGGATTTGTGGAAATCCAAACATCGAAGGAATTCGAATAA